The DNA window ATAGCCGGTAACCGTAGTAACAACTACTAGGAGGATCTGGACAAGTGTGTTCAAAATAGATAATCCTCTAAGCTTTGTAATTCTCTAAAAAAATCCCCTCAATTTCAGTCTCTATCTCTTCCTCCTCTTTGTCTAAGGCAATGGAAAGCTCCTTCTTTATAAGGTTCCGGGCTATCTCGAACATCTTCTTTTCTCCAAAGGAGAGTTCCTTCCAGACTCTCAGGCTGTAAAGTTCTTTCAGGACCATGGCAACTTCAAAGATGGAACCGCTCTTGATGCGCTCCATGTATTCCTTGTACCGTCGGTTCCACGGGGCGTTGTCATGCACTACATTCTTATCTTTCAATATCTCGAACACCCTGGTGACTTCGCTGGAATCAATGACGCATCGCAGGCCGGTGTTGTTGGCGTTATCGACCGGGATCATTATAGTCATATCCGTATCAAGGATACGCATTATATAGAAAGACTGCTTCATACCGGAAAATTCTTTTTCTTCGATAGAGGCGATCTTGCCCACTCCATGACCAGGATATACCGCTACTTCACCAACCTTAAACATTATTCCTCCAGTCGTCTTTTTCGACTTCATATTTTACCACTTTCGACAAAAATATTCAATTAATAATAGGTTTCACATGTTTAGGAACGCTTACCGGACGTAAATTCCGTTACCCCTTCTCTTCTATTTCACCCCCCCTCACTTTTTCTTTGCGATTGAATTGGCAGTACGAAGTCTGCGTGCCGGTCAGTCACACCATAGTGTATGCAGAAGAAGGAGTGCTTGAGGAAGAGCGGGGTCAGGCATGGTCCTGCTCTTTTGTCATTCGGACCGCAAATGGCCTCCAGCGTTCCCAACTATCCCGATTAGTACGCATCTCTCATTTGACCTCAACCAAGGAAAAGTTTTTTTAAAATAAGTTTAATATTTGAGACTGCCACCAACAAAATGACAATATTTCATAGTGTCACCAAATAAGTGGTGACACTATGAAATGCAGGAAATGGGGAAGTAAAAAATCAGTAAAGAAAGGCCAGCGCTTAGGGCGCCAGCGATACAAGCGCAAAGACTGTGGTTTTCTAATTCACTCAAGAAGGACCTAAAAGGTAAGGATGTCGCGACCTAAGTTCCTGTCAATCATTCTCTATGTAAATGGCTTGTCGTCTCAAACCATAACGAAGGTTTCACGCAAAGTAGTCTACGATTGGGCAAAGAGAGGCTTATGAAAAGTCGAGGCCCTCCGGGGTTGTGGTAATCGAGTTTGGTGAGATGTGGCACTTTCTGAATATTCTGGCTCTGGAACACTGCAGGTCAATTTCATCGACAGTGGTGCCTTGGCTTGATCTAAGCGTCTCCCTCTTCTTATCGGATAGATGGGAATCGTACACCGGAACTGCTAATCCAACCAAAATGTGAGAGACCCACGCTATTGAACGTAACAACTTTCTTGAGCGGCATTGGTTCGGGCGCCTCAGGCGTAAAATGTGCATTGTATCCCGCAGCTTATTTATGGCTGACCTGACTATCTTAATTGTTCGCTCGCCTCCGTATTAACGGGTCACCTGATTTGATCCCGTCGTTCTTTGGGTAAGACTCTTAATAATAGAACTACAAGCAAGACGAACGATGAAAAACTTGACCTATTAAACTTGATGTGATGAATCAATCTCCATCAAAAGCCGTGACGGAGAAAAGATTCCTCACTCAGCATTTCTGTTGTTGCCGCACAGTGAAGCTTCTTGGTATGACAATACATTTCCAGCAGCGCAAGCCATATCCAATATAATCATTTCGCGGAGATCCCACTGTGTGCAGGCGAACCTATTTTTTATTCGCCCACTCCATACCGATTTTGATACCTTTAATCTGATTGTTGTTCATTATATTGAGTACATCTTCGGCGAATTTCTTCGGCACTTCAACGAAGGTATATTTGTCGTAGATTTCGATCTTACCGATCCGTTTCCCTGGTATGCCCGTCTCTCCGGCTATGGCCCCTAGCACGTCCTTTACGTCTATTTTTTGATTACGTCCGATGCTTACAAAGAGCCGCGCCATCTCCTCTTTGACGTGACCGTCAAAATCCTCCGCCTGGGCGCCGCTATCCTCGCCCATGCTTAGTTTGAGCAGGGCCGCGGCGATATCCACAGAAGCATAGTCCTGGTCGATCAAACGCTCTATCAGGTTCGTGTAATGTTCAAGTCCTCCAGTTTCGACCTGTTCCTTTACCTTATCAAGAAACGAGTTGAGTCTGATCTCTTCCACGTCATTTACGGAGGGCACTTTTTGGCGCTCAATCTTCACGTTTGCGTAAGCCTGTATCTCCCGCAACTTGTAAATTTCCTTACCCACAGCGAAAGTAAAGGCGCGCCCTGCCTTTCCCATCCGGGCCGTTCGTCCGATTCTGTGAACATAATACTCTTCATTTTGCGGAAGGTCGTAGTTGAAGACCGCCTCAATGCCATCAACGTCGATACCGCGTGCCGCAACATCGGTAGCAACCAAGATTTCGAACGCATTGCTCCTGAATTTACCCATTACCCGGTCTCTTTGCGCCTGAGTCATATCTCCGTGGAGTCCGTCGGCGAGGTAGCCCCTTACCTGCAGGTTTGCCACCACCTCATCAACTCTTCTTTTGGTATTGCAGAAAACAAGGGAGAGCTTCAGGTCGTGTATATCAATGAGGCGGGAAAGAGCTTCGAGTTTCATGCTTTCCTTAACTTCAAAATATACCTGCTCCACGTTAGGTACGGTCAACTGCTTGTGGACCACCTTCGCCAACTGTGGATCTTTTTGATATCTCTTCGTAAGGTCGAGAATCGGCTTGGGCATTGTGGCGGAAAAGAGAAGGGTCTGCCTGCCTTGTGGGGTCTCGCTGAGGATTGTCTCAATGTCGTCGATGAACCCCATGTCGAGCATCTCGTCCGCTTCGTCAAGGACAACCACCTTGATGTGGTCAAGCTTTAAATTGCCGCGCCGGATATGATCAATGGTGCGTCCCGGTGTCCCGATGATTATCTGCACACCTTTCTTGAGCCCATAAACCTGTCGGTCTATGGGCTGTCCGCCGTATATGGGCAGCACCGATACGTCCTTCTTGTATTTCGACAGTTTCTTGAATTCATCGGCCACCTGTATGGCCAACTCGCGAGTGGGACACAGTATGATCGCCTGCGGCCGTCTCACCTTCGGCTGGATGACTTCAAGGATGGGGATGCCAAAGGCTACGGTCTTACCGGTGCCCGTCTGCGCTTGGCCTATGATGTCCTTTCCCTCAAGAATAATAGGTATAGCCGCTGACTGAATGGGCGTTGCCTCTTCAAAACCCATGTTTTCAACTGCTTTTCTAAGTTCCTTCGACAGATTTAAATCTTCAAATCTCAATTGCTCCATGTTCTTATAATTATTCTCCTTTTTTCCATATACCGGCTTGCCCTTGCCAATTCTCTCAGCATTCGGTGTCGGCTCTGCGTTTCACTCCGTCGCCTTGTACTGTTTATTGAAAGCGCTTGCTGTTATATTTGTATTGTAACCAAGTATCAACGGCCTGCTTCTTGTTTTCGGCTGGCAAAACAATTGAAAACACAAAATATTATGGTATCATTTCTCGGATAAAAAAGCAAAGAAAATGAAAAACATGGAAAGCATAGGGCAAAACACAGAAAAGGACCAAAAAAATAAAAGGCATGAAGCAGGGATGCTCTCTGTACAAGAAAGGATACCAAGATGGAAAGCCAGAAGAGAGGAGCGATAGGGAAATTATTGGTAGATTGGAGAATAAATATGGTTGAAATTTATGCCTTATCATGGCATGCTAATATAAATTAATCCAAGCATTATATGACATTCCCCGATACGTACAATTATGATTAAAGGAGGAATGAATAAATGACCACGTGGGAAAAGTGATCAAGACCAAAGTAGTATCTTTGCGATTGAGCCAGGAAATTGGAGAATGCCTCGCGAGTGGTTTCTATCGTATTAATGGCCCCCACGACCAAGGTGGCTGGTTGGCTCTTGAGGGGGCTTACACAACGATAGTCCCGCCTCAGGAACAAGGCGCCATGGAAAAGCCCGTCTGGGATCAATTCCGTAAGAGTCTCTGGCGTGTTTATCCCCCCCGTGCAATAACCAAAGGACGGTTTATCGCAAAGAAAACCTGCAGAGAGATCGAAACTGAACATTCTGGCTGCCTAAAACCCAAGGACACGTTCTATGCCGGCAATTGCATGGCCAACGTGCTGACAGAAACTGATCTCTCACTCTTTCTTTCAAGAATCAGCGCTGACAGAAGTTCGGAATACCGTGGAGAATATTACAAGATAAATCCGTCTCAAGACCACAGAATCCGTGAGCGATTCCAAAAAACCTTGGTAAGTTCTGTCAGACCGGCATATACCTCAAGAATGACTGGCTTAAAGGAACAGACGCATTCTGGGAAAGTACTGCCTACGGACCCCTCTGGGCGTCCTTCCCCTGATATAAATAAAAGATGATTGGACACAAAAAACGACACAACTAAAGAGGAGGGATGTCAGATTAGGTCGGAATAAAAAAGAGAGGTAGAGAAGGCACCGGGAGACTTTTTCATACATTAAAGAGGGGTTTGTGTTTTTCATTAACGATTTATGATAACCCGCAGTCAAGACTGCAGGCAGCTTATTGCAATTAGGGGGGTTTTATGGAAGGAATATTTAGTATCGTTGAAAGATTTAGCAAATGGATGCAGGTTATTGCCTGCATCGCCCTGACTTTTATTATGCTTCTCACTGTGACGGATGTCGTTTTGAGACTTTTCGGACATCCGATAGTAGGTACCTTTGAGATGGTGGGTCTTGGCGGAGCAGTAGCAATAGGATTTGCAATTCCCATCACTTCGTGGACCAGAGGCCATATATTTGTCGATTTCTTTTATCAGAAATGTCCCAAAGGAATCCAGAATATCTT is part of the Syntrophobacterales bacterium genome and encodes:
- a CDS encoding TRAP transporter small permease produces the protein MEGIFSIVERFSKWMQVIACIALTFIMLLTVTDVVLRLFGHPIVGTFEMVGLGGAVAIGFAIPITSWTRGHIFVDFFYQKCPKGIQNILNSLTRLMGIILFFLIGWNLFKVAFELYKSGEVTLTRQLPFYPIAYGLGICCLFQCLVLICDIFKIIGGKYE
- a CDS encoding DEAD/DEAH box helicase; protein product: MEQLRFEDLNLSKELRKAVENMGFEEATPIQSAAIPIILEGKDIIGQAQTGTGKTVAFGIPILEVIQPKVRRPQAIILCPTRELAIQVADEFKKLSKYKKDVSVLPIYGGQPIDRQVYGLKKGVQIIIGTPGRTIDHIRRGNLKLDHIKVVVLDEADEMLDMGFIDDIETILSETPQGRQTLLFSATMPKPILDLTKRYQKDPQLAKVVHKQLTVPNVEQVYFEVKESMKLEALSRLIDIHDLKLSLVFCNTKRRVDEVVANLQVRGYLADGLHGDMTQAQRDRVMGKFRSNAFEILVATDVAARGIDVDGIEAVFNYDLPQNEEYYVHRIGRTARMGKAGRAFTFAVGKEIYKLREIQAYANVKIERQKVPSVNDVEEIRLNSFLDKVKEQVETGGLEHYTNLIERLIDQDYASVDIAAALLKLSMGEDSGAQAEDFDGHVKEEMARLFVSIGRNQKIDVKDVLGAIAGETGIPGKRIGKIEIYDKYTFVEVPKKFAEDVLNIMNNNQIKGIKIGMEWANKK
- a CDS encoding CarD family transcriptional regulator; this encodes MFKVGEVAVYPGHGVGKIASIEEKEFSGMKQSFYIMRILDTDMTIMIPVDNANNTGLRCVIDSSEVTRVFEILKDKNVVHDNAPWNRRYKEYMERIKSGSIFEVAMVLKELYSLRVWKELSFGEKKMFEIARNLIKKELSIALDKEEEEIETEIEGIFLENYKA